One Arachis hypogaea cultivar Tifrunner chromosome 2, arahy.Tifrunner.gnm2.J5K5, whole genome shotgun sequence genomic window, GTTGCCAACCCTCTCcatcatccatgcatgcctcACTAATGTGAACATCATGCACTGTGGAGCCGATGATCCCTCTCCCACATCCTTCCCTTTAACAACTTCTGATTCCTTGCCTAAATCACAAGAATCCTCGCCCAAATCACGAGCATCCCATATCGTCCACAAGTAGAACAGATCAACTGTAAATTTTCATACTATACTTCATGAGTGATGCCCTCCACAATAATATGTTTGATTACTGGCAACCCTAGATTAATCTGAACACAAGCTCGAACATATCTCCCTTACCCTGCAAGCTTTGTGGTCAAGTCTACTTTCACTAGAACCTCTATTGCAGATGCAATTCGCAGCATTGCTTGTTTCTAGTAGCACAAAATCAGAAATCCTAAGACCCAAATCCATACTAGCGTTGATCTGAAGGATTATTCGCATGTCCTAAAGTCAACATCTCATGTATTTACTGCGACATAGTGACCGTCAATCAACCAAAGGCCACCAAGTATGATCTTCTCACGATCCGCAACAGcatcaaatttaaccaaaaaataccCAAATCCCACGTCCAACAAATCAAATCCTCATTTGACGCACCATATTGTCCGAAGCTTATGCATAAGAGCCATGTAACCATTGATCACGATGGCTTCCTTATATAGTTTAACCAAGTAGCTCTTCGCCTCTTTCGCAAACCTGACACTCGGTCGACGAGAATCACCCTACTTACATGTCACCGTCGCGATACATCCCAACATAAAGATCCTACTAATGCAAAGGCTTTAAACTTCTATGCATGAAGGATCTTATCTCTAAAAGAGACTTTAGATGGCTTTTCTAAACCTTCTTGAGAAAAATCCTTCTTCGCACCCGATACACACCCTCTCACACTCTCTCTTTTATCCCTTTGGCATGATCGTCTTTCTCACCACGTTTCACCCTCAaactctctctcctctcatgacgTACTCTCTCTATCTGACCCTCTTAGCtttgttgtttttatttaataTCTAGCTAGTTTAAAGTATATGTAACTATATTAACGACAATATGCAAAAGTTATTTAAACATTTTCAATATTTTGTTGATTATAGTGTTGATTTCGTAGCATGATTGGTAATTTAAATATCtaacaaaaagagaaaagtgtTATTTTCTGCGaccttttttatatataaaaaagctTATGTTCATACAACAAAAATACACTTAGAAagaattttactaaaattttcttCTCTCTAATTACACAAAACAAATATTTAGTAATCTGTGGCGGTGAAACACCAGAAAATATCTCACAGGGTTTTCAAGTTGCAACTTAATCTAATCTCGTTATTAAATTTCATCCTGTGAAGTGATGTGCAATAATCATGTCGTAAAAAACTCTCGTCTTTTGATCAAAAGAATAACTGTTTAATCTTAGCTTAAACTTTCACACTTGAAATACTTTCTTCATTAACCGCAATGGAACTTATCTTCTCATCACCGTTATTATTGAGAGTTTGTTCCAGTCCTCATCATAAAATTTGGCCAATGAAGGAAGGAACAATTACTGGACCTATTTAGCTGATCTTGGTCGATTCGAAAGCGACGAACGCCGGCGATGCACAACTTCTTGTCGTCCCAATGGCACAACCGTTTCAAAAGCTTCTACAAGAAGTGCTACTCTTTTCTTTCGTTTTGCAGGAGTAGAAGGAGGCTGAGCAATTACCTTCTGAAGTGCATAATCAAGCATCCATTCCTCAGCattcttttcctcttctgttaTATGTCTTTCTATATCGACTCTTTCGGCTTTTACGCCTGCATCACAGGCCAAAGGTGTATCTCTGTATCTACGTCGGTTGAATTCTCTTGCCTCTTCTAATGCCTTCACAAACCTCTTAAAGAGGATTAACTTTTTCAGATTGCTCCATCCTTTTGGTGATTTTCTCTCTTCCTTTGTTGTGGAAATAGAATCACCTAACTTCACGCAAGTTTCTTCTTTTTTAGCAGTTTCTTCATTGGATATTGATGAGTTAATATTACTTTCTCCACTCTTATCTTCGACGACTTTATTCGAGATTGCAATTCCGACTTTATTCGtggttgcaatccattcagaatTTAAGTGATTATTATCTTCAGAGACAACCTGTGCTTCAGTTTCTTGAGGCACAAGCATCTCATCAAATGCTTTTCGCACTGACTGCTGAAGTATGTACTTGTTGTGTTCATCATCGACGTCTAAATCTGTTTCCGTTTCGCAATAATCGGTTGTAGTATCGTTCACGGAATCCTCATTGTGTGCAATTCGGACTCTCTGAGATGCTTTCCTGGAAACAGGTCGTTGATTCTCCGATTTTGTTTTGGTGTTGTTTGGGTTCTTCAATGGACGCCTACTCCTCGGCGAGCACAACGGCGAATCGCCGTCGTGGTACCAGACATGAGCAGAGCAGTAAGCATATGAACACATCTTCATACTTGAAAACTCTTTGTTAGATTTAGTTCCTTGATCATGTGGAAAGTCATGGCCATCGCAGAAATGCGCTAGCTTGAGAGCTGAAGAACATGTGGCTTGATGCAACTTTGAATTTGCATCAAACTTTCTCCTCAATAATTCTGTGTCCGGGGATACGCTTCTGGTCAAGCTTCTCTTTAGTTTCAAGGATGATAATTTTAGCGCTGTCTGCCTTACGATTAATGTCGGTGATGAACTCTGCTCAAACAAtgcaacatatgatccttttaacatgttataaaattatcaaaCCATATAATACAAATGAGAATCAACAATACTCTTATTAAAATAAAACACTATTCCCtattatttatacatatatattagtttatgtattttttcaataaattggtAAACTAATCGAACATTCTATGTTAGAGTAACTAAACATTTTTAAACTATGTCAAACTTTTTGTGAATACAACAATACATAATATATCATTTTATActactatatttttatatttttaatgaagttgatcataaatttgaataaaatttaattatttctttttataatattaattatgtTATTTATACAATTTGACTATATATTCCACTAATATATTTCTATACGAATAGTTGGTAGTTGATTTTTTGGATATATCTTGCAATATAGTTGAATAATAAAAACATACAGGATAaaagaaataatagaaaaatacatTTAGTTTCTATAAAAATCAATTTGGTTATCCCGTGCACCAAAATTAATtggattaaaagaaaaaaaaaaaaagcaaacttGCCTCAAAACCTTCGTTTGCATCTGAATCTTCAATTGGAGTTGATATTCCTGAAGTTTTTGCGCTAACAGGTTGAGATTTTCCTCTTCTAGGGAATGATTCTGTGTGTAACGACCTATGATTATTGGTGGACCTCACTTTCTTCAATTTCTTCCTGCATTCTAATAATCTTCCGTTGTATGGTGGCGGATAATCAGAATAAGAATCTTCTACTCCAGACATACTCTCCGCATATGAATAATCACTATAGTAAGACGGTTCATTCTCAAACTTGTGATCAAACATCTTTCAAACCCTGTTTATAACCTAAAACAATGGCATACACAGAAAATTTTAGAAGCCGTGTGCATTCAAAACAATATATGAAAATAGCAAACAAAATGTCATAAGTCATAATATTTAGGAGAATTATCTGGTACCTAAAATATTTATATCGAATTTGCCTAAAAGATGAAAAGTGAAAACGTGAGATCCATCTTTGTATTTGTGTCAGGCATTCTTGACATGATATCTTCGAGGAAAATAAAAAGCGGACAAAATTTTCAAGCACGTGATTTAATTGTATGATTGATACATGATGTTTTGGCTCCTTTAATTTGGGTCCTTCATGTTCATCCCATTATTTTATCTAtatgcaaaaagaaaaataaataaataaaatatattttaggaaAATGGCATAATCTTTACCTTATGGAGCTTAAACAGAGGTGCTGAAGAAAATTGCACAATGGAGATTCCCCAGGTGGATCTATAGTTGTCACCAATTTCTAAGATAGAAAGATGATTTTTTCCAAAATATAATGAATCAACTATTGTTCCATTGAATTGAAAGCGTGAAAGATTGAGGAATCTGAGGTGGTTCCTCCAGGTGCATGTGTAGGAGAATTTTGTTGACGATTTTGTAAGTCCATGTAATGTTTTTGTGTTTTGCTGTTAAACGCGGTAAGTTTCACATGTTACCGGTACCGTAAAAGTTAATCATAATACAGGCATGTTTGGTAATTAAGCATTTAtagaaacctaaaaaaaaaaggaacaaagaaaagaaaaaaaatggaaaagaaaaaagagggcGTGTTTGGCAGTTTTGGTGTTAACAATTTAAACTTGCTTTGGTATTTTTGGTTTTCAGACGGGAGAATTAAACGGTGGCAAACTTGTAGTAACGTGATTTTACAATTTTCAACGCTGATTTCTATTCTCCTACACAtgactttcatttttttttttccctatttttgaGCTGTAATATCTATTCTTGATTCTCGATGTTACATATTAAACctgtcaaagaaaagaaaagatattacAAATTCGCCAAAGGATTTTGAGGGTCAAGAAGGGGGGCTGATGAGTTATATGCTTTCCTCTTCGTatctactactactaataataataataataataataataataaagttatgTATGTTATCATTAATCTCACCgattaaatttttaaagtggTCTCCCAAATTCGACCCATGCATcaatttaactattaaaattctaattgcattaatttaaattttcagaTTGAACTCTGGTAACATACTAGTCTCTAAATCTATTTTCAGCATGTGTAAGTCAACAGCTAGACAGTTGATGTGACAACACTACTACCATAAAACATCATCACTCATCCCACATCATCATTATCCTCTTTCTCATTCTTATCTCCatccttctctccctcttctTCCCCTTCCCCCCCCTTCTCCCTTCACCACCTCTCCTTCTCCTTTCCACCCTCCACCATTTTCTACTACAAGTCACTCTACTATTAAACTATCCTTTCAGATCTTCTCCACTTTCACCGTCACAGCATCTGTCGCATTTAAGCTGAAAATTTCAACACAAatagaaagaagccatgaagtcAAATTTACAatttcacatttttagaaaatcGTCTAAACCTCTATATTATT contains:
- the LOC112744674 gene encoding uncharacterized protein, which produces MFDHKFENEPSYYSDYSYAESMSGVEDSYSDYPPPYNGRLLECRKKLKKVRSTNNHRSLHTESFPRRGKSQPVSAKTSGISTPIEDSDANEGFESSSPTLIVRQTALKLSSLKLKRSLTRSVSPDTELLRRKFDANSKLHQATCSSALKLAHFCDGHDFPHDQGTKSNKEFSSMKMCSYAYCSAHVWYHDGDSPLCSPRSRRPLKNPNNTKTKSENQRPVSRKASQRVRIAHNEDSVNDTTTDYCETETDLDVDDEHNKYILQQSVRKAFDEMLVPQETEAQVVSEDNNHLNSEWIATTNKVGIAISNKVVEDKSGESNINSSISNEETAKKEETCVKLGDSISTTKEERKSPKGWSNLKKLILFKRFVKALEEAREFNRRRYRDTPLACDAGVKAERVDIERHITEEEKNAEEWMLDYALQKVIAQPPSTPAKRKKRVALLVEAFETVVPLGRQEVVHRRRSSLSNRPRSAK